The following are from one region of the Stigmatella ashevillena genome:
- a CDS encoding twin-arginine translocase TatA/TatE family subunit — translation MGLGLGEFIVLAFVLLVVFSASRMGQLGNAVGKFVYSFRKASKGEDFVDVKPLPPSRRGTIDADYTDSKRG, via the coding sequence ATGGGGCTGGGCCTCGGAGAATTCATCGTCCTCGCGTTCGTGCTGTTGGTGGTCTTCTCCGCCTCCCGCATGGGCCAGCTCGGCAACGCCGTGGGCAAGTTCGTCTACTCGTTCCGCAAAGCCTCCAAGGGTGAGGACTTCGTGGACGTGAAGCCCCTGCCCCCCTCCCGGCGCGGCACCATCGACGCGGACTACACCGACTCCAAGCGGGGCTAG
- a CDS encoding zinc-ribbon domain-containing protein encodes MIVQCEQCQTRFKIPDEKVTEKGVKVRCTKCQHTFRVSRAPAGATPGASSPPVPGPADGGFDPFERFGTAPEPKPGHSTRPGFFAEGVEASRTGPAPQAARLPPSPWNAMDSGMEGEVHDETTRVLPIQVPPEARPPVPSLPPLPLDPVPPVKTPSPLQGAGRPGATPFKPSADASPPGVAASRGPAAAPAIAPGPKAPAGARSSSVSLPAVARPAPKPAAPPPEVPPAADLFAEFFANPGAAPSAPLPELPLDAPTSVPPAAAPPGRAGAVGGMSASFGFGDKGSFGSVDTDLSEPAPDLGPAPELFDAGPRFPAPPPPVAAPPPKPAPVAARRPSSTGVASVPAGRPAPVVAPASAPPQGGVRPTPFPVPTSSAAVSAPVARPAPVPPVAPPAPVAPTSAMPFMDEDPFGPSNIDLGAPTSDLGFHAEPEPAPAPVAAPAPASFSFSEDDPFGSVGVDLSAPSHDELSAPVPAALKGRPGPSAVPPAPAAPARPAPSLAPRSSAPMPADFDEFASPFGAAESPAAPAPAFAPPGPMEFGMLGDDEMGGGSGPPAEPAVPFQDPFASAAADAAPPEDPFAQAAHTSGIPDPFAQAAHTSGIPDPFAQAAEPRFSPTETGRQLLGSADPSQGFLTETNKGHQVISPTDTGRSRLDLPPRGMQEEIPGLETGSAQGGGSLLDVPPQESLPAVQESLPAPSLGAPSIARPAGRPADMGIPERRKPSAAQQVTGQVAYLTIAGGLLLALTAVGSVYLKEGRVDAAALSPSTLLELVTPSDFVARNVSNGLYDTRGGGAVFYVRGEVENRSSKPVRIKVRSALYDGGQRVKATEGLAGKVPTPEELYGVTHEDSAAQLRTQLDAAAATIAPGARAPFIVLYHDYPQELGQLRLEVKMEAVPEESGKP; translated from the coding sequence ATGATCGTCCAGTGCGAGCAGTGCCAGACGCGATTCAAGATCCCTGACGAGAAGGTGACGGAGAAGGGGGTCAAGGTCCGCTGCACGAAGTGCCAGCATACGTTCCGTGTCTCCCGCGCCCCGGCGGGAGCTACCCCCGGTGCGTCCTCACCTCCCGTCCCCGGCCCCGCGGACGGGGGTTTCGACCCCTTCGAGCGCTTCGGGACCGCCCCCGAGCCCAAGCCGGGCCATTCCACCCGCCCCGGCTTTTTCGCCGAGGGGGTTGAAGCGAGCCGGACCGGGCCTGCCCCTCAGGCGGCTCGGCTGCCGCCAAGTCCCTGGAATGCCATGGACTCGGGCATGGAGGGTGAGGTCCACGACGAGACGACCCGCGTCCTGCCCATTCAGGTCCCGCCGGAGGCACGGCCGCCGGTGCCGTCCCTGCCCCCGCTTCCCTTGGACCCCGTTCCCCCCGTCAAGACGCCCAGCCCGTTGCAAGGGGCGGGGCGCCCCGGGGCCACGCCGTTCAAGCCGTCCGCGGACGCCTCGCCGCCCGGGGTGGCCGCCAGCCGGGGGCCTGCGGCGGCTCCCGCCATTGCGCCAGGGCCCAAGGCCCCCGCGGGCGCCCGGAGTTCGTCGGTTTCCCTGCCGGCGGTCGCCCGGCCCGCTCCGAAGCCCGCTGCGCCTCCGCCCGAGGTTCCTCCCGCGGCGGACCTGTTCGCCGAATTCTTCGCGAACCCCGGGGCGGCTCCCTCCGCGCCCCTGCCCGAGCTTCCCCTGGATGCGCCCACCTCGGTGCCCCCCGCCGCCGCGCCTCCTGGCAGGGCAGGGGCCGTGGGGGGGATGAGTGCCTCGTTCGGCTTCGGGGACAAGGGCTCCTTCGGCTCGGTGGACACGGACCTGAGCGAGCCTGCCCCCGACCTGGGCCCCGCGCCGGAGTTGTTCGATGCCGGGCCCCGGTTCCCGGCGCCTCCGCCTCCCGTGGCGGCGCCTCCGCCCAAGCCCGCGCCCGTGGCGGCCCGGCGCCCCTCGTCCACTGGGGTGGCTTCGGTCCCGGCGGGACGTCCTGCTCCTGTCGTTGCGCCCGCCAGCGCGCCTCCGCAGGGCGGCGTGCGGCCGACACCGTTCCCGGTTCCCACCAGCTCCGCCGCCGTCTCGGCCCCCGTGGCCCGGCCGGCCCCCGTGCCCCCGGTGGCGCCTCCTGCCCCCGTGGCCCCGACCTCCGCGATGCCTTTCATGGACGAGGACCCGTTCGGTCCCTCCAACATCGACCTGGGAGCGCCCACGTCCGACCTGGGGTTCCATGCGGAGCCGGAGCCGGCCCCCGCCCCCGTGGCGGCGCCCGCTCCCGCCTCGTTCTCCTTCTCGGAGGACGATCCGTTCGGCTCGGTGGGGGTGGATCTGAGTGCCCCCTCGCACGATGAGCTCTCCGCGCCCGTGCCCGCGGCCCTGAAGGGGCGCCCGGGGCCCAGCGCCGTGCCCCCCGCTCCGGCGGCTCCGGCGCGGCCCGCTCCGAGCCTTGCACCTCGGTCGTCGGCGCCCATGCCCGCGGACTTCGACGAGTTCGCCAGCCCCTTTGGCGCCGCGGAGAGCCCTGCTGCCCCCGCTCCCGCCTTCGCCCCTCCCGGACCAATGGAGTTCGGGATGCTCGGGGACGATGAGATGGGGGGAGGCTCCGGCCCACCCGCCGAGCCTGCCGTGCCGTTCCAAGACCCCTTCGCCAGCGCCGCGGCGGACGCCGCGCCTCCGGAGGACCCGTTCGCCCAGGCTGCCCACACCTCTGGCATTCCGGACCCATTCGCCCAGGCGGCCCACACCTCTGGCATTCCGGATCCGTTCGCCCAGGCGGCGGAGCCCCGGTTCTCGCCGACGGAGACGGGCCGGCAGTTGCTGGGCTCGGCGGACCCGTCCCAGGGATTCCTCACCGAGACCAACAAGGGCCATCAGGTCATCAGCCCCACGGACACGGGGCGCTCGCGGCTCGATCTGCCGCCCCGGGGAATGCAGGAGGAGATTCCAGGTCTGGAGACCGGGAGCGCCCAGGGCGGGGGTTCGCTGCTGGATGTGCCACCCCAGGAGTCTCTGCCCGCGGTCCAGGAGTCCCTGCCCGCACCGAGCCTGGGGGCGCCCTCCATCGCGCGTCCCGCCGGTCGTCCGGCGGACATGGGCATCCCCGAGCGGCGCAAGCCGAGCGCCGCGCAGCAGGTGACCGGGCAGGTGGCCTACCTCACCATCGCTGGCGGCTTGCTGCTGGCCCTCACCGCGGTGGGCAGCGTCTATCTAAAGGAGGGGAGGGTGGATGCCGCGGCCTTGTCTCCCTCGACCCTGCTGGAGCTCGTGACGCCCAGCGACTTCGTGGCGCGCAACGTCTCGAATGGCCTCTACGACACGCGCGGGGGCGGAGCGGTCTTCTATGTCCGGGGAGAGGTGGAGAACCGCTCCTCGAAGCCCGTGCGCATCAAGGTCCGCTCCGCGCTCTATGACGGTGGCCAGCGGGTGAAGGCCACGGAGGGGCTCGCTGGGAAGGTGCCCACCCCCGAGGAGCTCTACGGCGTCACCCACGAGGACTCCGCGGCGCAGCTGCGCACGCAGCTGGATGCGGCGGCCGCCACGATTGCTCCGGGGGCGCGTGCTCCGTTCATCGTCCTCTACCACGACTATCCGCAGGAACTCGGTCAGCTCCGGCTCGAAGTGAAGATGGAGGCGGTGCCCGAGGAGAGCGGCAAGCCCTAG
- a CDS encoding polyhydroxyalkanoate synthesis regulator DNA-binding domain-containing protein gives MSEAEQASAPSKEPKVIKRYTNRKLYDTVESRYVTLDEIAAMIKEGVEVRIVDNRTKEDLTSVTLAQIIFEEEKKKNQMPLAVLREIIRHPGESISGFIQKEVSPRVASIREEAGSRVASIREEAESRLDKLLRRDEKRGDEAIPGEEPVAPTDEEAQASGVISPAELLKASQRAFEDWQRKIDDRVKQVVENLTGNLPALGRDMQSLLQRLEELEKKLDEIEKKPKS, from the coding sequence ATGAGCGAAGCAGAGCAGGCAAGCGCTCCGAGCAAGGAGCCGAAGGTCATCAAGCGGTACACCAACCGGAAACTCTACGACACCGTCGAGAGCCGGTACGTGACGCTCGATGAGATCGCCGCGATGATCAAAGAGGGCGTCGAAGTGCGAATTGTCGATAATCGCACAAAGGAGGACCTCACCTCCGTGACGCTCGCCCAGATCATCTTCGAGGAGGAGAAGAAGAAGAACCAGATGCCCCTGGCCGTGCTGCGGGAAATCATCCGCCACCCGGGCGAATCCATCTCCGGCTTCATTCAGAAGGAGGTCTCGCCCCGCGTGGCCTCCATCCGCGAGGAGGCGGGCTCCCGCGTGGCCTCCATCCGCGAGGAGGCCGAGTCCCGCCTGGACAAGCTGCTGCGCCGCGACGAGAAGCGGGGCGACGAGGCCATCCCGGGCGAAGAGCCCGTGGCCCCCACCGACGAAGAGGCCCAGGCCTCCGGGGTCATCAGCCCCGCGGAGCTGCTCAAGGCCAGCCAGCGGGCCTTCGAGGACTGGCAGCGGAAGATCGACGATCGCGTCAAGCAGGTCGTCGAGAACCTCACCGGCAACCTGCCCGCGCTCGGCCGCGACATGCAGTCCCTGCTTCAACGGCTCGAAGAGCTGGAAAAGAAGCTCGACGAGATCGAGAAAAAGCCGAAATCTTGA
- a CDS encoding ParA family protein, with translation MRRIAFINEKGGTGKTTLAVNTAAWLARECGMRVLLVDMDTQGHAGKSLGVDVRTLPRNVFHLLTGENVRLEEVVQPSAIEGLSVLPSYKEMADFPVAVAADGRRARRLADRLAPAEAAGYQALVFDAPPSMGLTTRNVLVASTEVVIPVALTYLSLDGCAEMVETVRQVGQEEGCPELRVTKVVPTLYRKTALADAILERLKTYFPDSLAATPLGFNVKIDEAQSHGQTIWEYSPRSKGAEMLDAIAREVYEAAASSQGKGRPPRVA, from the coding sequence ATGCGGCGGATCGCGTTCATCAACGAGAAGGGTGGCACCGGCAAGACGACGCTCGCGGTGAATACCGCCGCGTGGCTGGCCCGGGAATGTGGGATGCGGGTGCTCCTGGTGGACATGGACACCCAGGGGCATGCGGGCAAGTCCCTGGGGGTGGACGTGCGCACGCTGCCGCGCAACGTCTTTCACCTGCTCACCGGCGAGAACGTGCGCCTGGAGGAAGTGGTGCAGCCCTCGGCCATCGAAGGGCTGAGTGTGCTGCCCTCTTATAAGGAGATGGCGGACTTTCCCGTCGCGGTGGCCGCGGACGGGCGCCGCGCCCGGCGGTTGGCCGACCGGCTCGCCCCGGCGGAGGCCGCGGGCTACCAGGCCCTCGTCTTCGATGCGCCGCCGTCCATGGGGCTCACCACGCGCAACGTCCTGGTGGCCTCCACGGAGGTGGTGATTCCCGTGGCGCTCACGTACCTGTCACTCGATGGGTGCGCGGAGATGGTGGAGACGGTCCGCCAGGTGGGGCAGGAGGAGGGGTGCCCCGAGCTGCGCGTCACCAAGGTGGTGCCGACGCTCTACCGGAAGACGGCGCTGGCCGATGCCATCCTCGAGCGGCTGAAAACCTACTTTCCGGACTCGCTGGCCGCCACGCCCCTGGGCTTCAACGTCAAGATCGACGAGGCGCAGAGCCACGGCCAGACCATCTGGGAGTACTCCCCCCGGAGCAAGGGGGCGGAGATGCTCGATGCCATCGCGCGCGAGGTTTACGAGGCGGCCGCCTCCAGTCAGGGGAAGGGACGGCCGCCGCGGGTCGCGTGA
- a CDS encoding ArsA family ATPase has translation MAGLLDKRLWIVSGKGGVGKSTVSAALALRSARAGRRTLVCEVNTQERVSRFLEHPPAGPEIQLLEDNLWAVDVRPQEAMREYALMTLRFETLYKTVFENRLVRYFLRFIPSLQELVLLGKILFHLQEKLPDGTDRFETIVLDAPATGHAITFLNVPQVLLRTVPPGPLAREALKMRDLLVDPRITAAVLVALPEELPVNEALELHAALRDRVQIRTHAAVLNSVFSERFTDGDLQALAGYPELHAVAKTQHDRAALAVLAGTKLERNLHVPVYPVPRLFVPAFGRAAIEEIMKHLEPLVTGTP, from the coding sequence ATGGCCGGCCTGCTCGACAAACGCCTGTGGATCGTCTCTGGCAAGGGCGGTGTGGGCAAGAGCACCGTCTCCGCCGCGCTCGCCTTGCGCTCTGCCCGCGCGGGGCGCCGCACGCTGGTGTGCGAGGTGAACACCCAGGAGCGCGTGAGCCGCTTCCTGGAGCATCCCCCCGCGGGGCCTGAGATCCAGCTGTTGGAGGACAACCTCTGGGCGGTGGACGTGCGGCCCCAGGAGGCCATGCGCGAGTACGCGCTGATGACGCTGCGCTTCGAGACCCTCTACAAGACGGTCTTCGAGAACCGCCTGGTCCGCTACTTCCTGCGCTTCATCCCCTCTCTCCAGGAGCTGGTGCTGCTCGGAAAGATTCTCTTCCACCTCCAGGAGAAGCTCCCCGACGGCACGGACCGCTTCGAGACCATCGTCCTGGACGCGCCGGCCACCGGCCACGCCATCACCTTCCTCAACGTGCCCCAGGTGCTGCTGCGCACGGTGCCCCCGGGCCCCCTGGCCCGCGAGGCCCTGAAGATGCGCGACCTGCTGGTGGACCCGCGCATCACCGCCGCGGTGCTCGTGGCCCTGCCCGAGGAGCTGCCCGTCAACGAGGCGCTGGAGCTGCACGCCGCACTGCGGGACCGGGTTCAAATCCGCACCCACGCGGCCGTCCTCAACTCGGTCTTCTCCGAGCGCTTCACCGATGGAGACCTGCAGGCCCTGGCGGGCTACCCGGAGCTGCACGCCGTGGCCAAGACGCAGCATGACCGCGCCGCGCTGGCGGTGCTCGCCGGCACGAAGCTGGAGCGCAACCTCCACGTGCCCGTCTACCCCGTGCCCCGGCTCTTCGTGCCCGCCTTCGGCCGGGCCGCCATCGAGGAAATCATGAAACACCTCGAGCCCCTGGTGACCGGAACCCCATGA
- a CDS encoding ArsA family ATPase translates to MSPSPLSPALAQKRVLICVGSGGVGKTTVAATLALRAAVDGRSSLVCTIDPAKRLANALGLSALGNTETQVPAIVLEGLGVSPRAKLYAMMLDMKQTWDELISRFAPPEQRERILANRFYQSLSTALAGSQEYISLEKLWELRRRSEYELIVLDTPPTAHAMDFLDAPNRILDFLDNEAAKWLLTPALKAGKVGLSLFNLGSSYVTKALSKFTGVETLQELSSFMLALSSMNEGFRERARGVRELLKDAQTGFVLVTGPHVERLDEVLHFQALLKQNQMEVLAVVVNRIHPMPPQRLWEDAARLAPGRRAKMEQTLAELKSLAEQDALGIAQIQSACPQTPIIQVPRFDLDVHDLNALWHTGRFLLGDERLA, encoded by the coding sequence ATGAGCCCCTCGCCCCTGAGTCCCGCGCTTGCCCAGAAGCGCGTCCTCATCTGTGTCGGCTCCGGAGGCGTGGGAAAGACGACGGTCGCCGCCACCCTGGCCCTGCGAGCGGCGGTGGATGGCCGCTCCAGCCTGGTGTGCACCATCGATCCGGCCAAACGGCTCGCCAACGCCCTGGGCCTCTCCGCCCTGGGCAACACCGAGACCCAGGTGCCCGCCATCGTCCTGGAGGGGCTGGGCGTCAGCCCTCGGGCCAAGCTGTACGCGATGATGCTGGACATGAAGCAGACCTGGGATGAGCTCATCTCCCGGTTTGCCCCTCCCGAACAGCGCGAGCGCATCCTCGCCAACCGGTTCTACCAGTCGCTCTCCACGGCCCTGGCCGGCAGCCAGGAGTACATCTCGCTGGAGAAGCTGTGGGAGCTGCGCCGCCGCAGCGAGTACGAGCTCATCGTCCTGGACACACCGCCCACCGCGCACGCCATGGACTTCCTCGATGCGCCCAACCGCATCCTGGACTTCCTGGACAACGAGGCGGCCAAGTGGCTGCTCACCCCCGCCCTCAAGGCCGGCAAAGTCGGCCTGTCCCTCTTCAACCTGGGCAGCAGCTACGTCACCAAGGCGCTCTCCAAGTTCACCGGCGTGGAGACCCTCCAGGAGCTGTCCAGCTTCATGCTGGCCCTCTCCTCCATGAACGAAGGCTTCCGGGAGCGCGCGCGCGGCGTGCGCGAGCTGCTGAAGGACGCCCAGACGGGCTTCGTGCTCGTCACCGGCCCCCACGTGGAGCGGCTCGACGAGGTGCTGCACTTCCAGGCGCTGCTCAAGCAGAACCAGATGGAGGTGCTCGCCGTGGTGGTGAACCGCATCCACCCCATGCCCCCTCAGCGGCTCTGGGAAGACGCCGCCCGGCTGGCCCCGGGCCGACGGGCCAAGATGGAGCAGACCCTGGCCGAGCTGAAGAGCCTGGCCGAGCAGGATGCCCTGGGCATCGCGCAAATCCAGAGCGCCTGTCCCCAGACGCCCATCATCCAGGTGCCCCGCTTCGACTTGGACGTGCACGATCTCAACGCCCTGTGGCACACCGGACGCTTCCTGCTGGGAGATGAGCGGCTGGCCTGA
- a CDS encoding tetratricopeptide repeat protein, with the protein MSGTWRRWVWVGVVGLMGLAGCRTTGSGTRPEAAEPVTRHEVEFEPVTVTGDLELERLNAEELFAGGTSAFAAEDFKQAARYFGRLADFHPDSGHRRQALYNAGLAHQRLKEWEEAYQRFSELADAATGQGEALDAAFRLAETQYHLERFEEAAAQLQVLAGRPDLPPGRRVEAQVQLGICQLEAGQREKAEDSLRRAVSDYEEMADKDLVDKYFPAQAHFFVGEIYRLNYEDVRLDPLKGSDTLAKDLNYKAELLLSAQGHYLRSIRVGNGYWATASGTQIGAMYENMYSQMVNSPAPPELDGEEAVIYRQELRKKIRVLLTKSINVYERTLEAAERIGSQNAFVDRTRESLRKVKELLLADAEADPEAAPPPAPASKPHS; encoded by the coding sequence ATGTCAGGCACGTGGCGACGGTGGGTGTGGGTGGGTGTGGTAGGCCTCATGGGATTGGCGGGGTGCCGCACAACGGGAAGTGGGACACGCCCGGAGGCCGCCGAGCCCGTGACGCGGCACGAGGTGGAGTTCGAGCCGGTCACGGTGACGGGTGACCTCGAGCTGGAGCGCCTCAACGCCGAAGAGCTGTTCGCGGGGGGCACCTCGGCCTTCGCGGCGGAGGACTTCAAGCAGGCGGCGCGATACTTCGGGCGGCTGGCGGACTTCCACCCCGACAGCGGCCACCGGCGGCAAGCCCTCTACAACGCGGGGCTCGCGCACCAGCGCCTCAAGGAGTGGGAGGAGGCCTACCAGCGCTTCTCCGAGCTGGCCGACGCGGCCACCGGCCAGGGCGAGGCCCTCGACGCCGCCTTCCGTCTGGCCGAGACGCAGTACCACCTGGAGCGCTTCGAGGAGGCGGCCGCCCAACTTCAGGTGCTCGCCGGACGGCCGGATCTCCCGCCGGGACGGCGCGTGGAAGCCCAGGTTCAGCTGGGCATCTGCCAGCTGGAGGCCGGGCAGCGCGAGAAGGCCGAGGACTCGCTGCGCAGGGCGGTGAGCGACTACGAGGAGATGGCGGACAAGGACTTGGTGGACAAGTACTTTCCCGCCCAGGCCCACTTCTTCGTCGGGGAGATCTACCGCCTGAACTACGAGGACGTGCGGTTGGATCCGCTCAAGGGCAGCGACACCCTGGCCAAGGATCTCAACTACAAGGCCGAGCTGCTCCTGTCCGCCCAGGGCCACTACCTGCGCTCCATCCGCGTGGGCAACGGCTACTGGGCCACGGCCTCCGGCACGCAGATCGGCGCGATGTACGAGAACATGTACAGCCAGATGGTGAATTCGCCCGCCCCGCCGGAACTCGACGGCGAGGAGGCCGTCATCTACCGGCAGGAGCTTCGCAAGAAGATCCGCGTGCTGCTCACCAAGTCCATCAACGTCTACGAGCGGACGCTGGAAGCCGCCGAGCGCATCGGCTCGCAGAACGCCTTCGTGGACCGAACCCGCGAGAGCCTGCGCAAAGTGAAGGAGCTGCTCCTAGCGGACGCGGAAGCCGATCCCGAGGCCGCTCCGCCTCCGGCCCCGGCCTCCAAGCCTCACTCCTGA
- a CDS encoding M48 family metalloprotease — MEPLFEPIFTPEQLAEIKAYYLPHYIRSAVSPLVTLALLAFLLGGLNRPFYQGAQALASWMGRRGAFLRTAPVSRILVRAMDRLWGEPGWGTALLFALFIDLFSKVLYAPSDVYFDYLLEHRHGMSAHTPLTYAVDTFKSWSISAVAAATMVLGLYGLARRLRNWWLVLGVPVALLMLVSAAIDPYRKRVYFDQTPLEAGPLRTRITGLMARADIAFADVTVEKTSVASKRVQAYFAGQGPTRTIVLNDVLLKEFTEDEILAAVAHEAGHVNEPQWPGRIAAACCLVGLLFVIDRLLRLAAARRWFGTTQFADIRTLPLLSVLFFLLMTTAKPVSGAFSREREREADRYALRLTGDTATFRQMLVKAARVNKMDPEPPRWVILKGMSHPPIGERVAALPGP; from the coding sequence ATGGAGCCCCTCTTCGAGCCCATCTTCACGCCCGAGCAGCTCGCCGAAATCAAGGCGTACTACCTGCCGCACTACATCCGCAGTGCCGTGAGCCCCCTGGTGACGCTGGCCCTCCTGGCGTTCCTGCTCGGGGGGTTGAACCGCCCCTTCTACCAGGGCGCCCAGGCCCTGGCCTCGTGGATGGGCCGCCGGGGGGCCTTCCTGCGCACCGCGCCCGTCAGCCGCATCCTCGTCCGGGCGATGGACCGGCTCTGGGGCGAGCCCGGCTGGGGAACGGCCCTGCTCTTCGCCCTCTTCATCGACCTGTTCTCCAAGGTGCTCTACGCCCCGTCCGACGTGTACTTCGACTACCTGCTCGAACACCGTCACGGCATGTCGGCGCACACCCCCCTCACCTACGCGGTGGACACCTTCAAGTCGTGGAGCATCTCGGCGGTGGCCGCCGCCACGATGGTGCTCGGCCTCTACGGCCTGGCGCGCCGACTCCGGAACTGGTGGCTGGTACTGGGGGTGCCCGTGGCCCTGCTCATGCTGGTGTCCGCGGCGATCGATCCCTACCGGAAGCGGGTCTACTTCGATCAGACCCCGTTGGAGGCAGGGCCCTTGCGCACCCGCATCACCGGGTTGATGGCCCGCGCGGACATCGCCTTCGCGGACGTGACGGTGGAGAAGACGTCCGTCGCCTCCAAACGGGTGCAGGCCTACTTCGCCGGCCAGGGCCCCACCCGCACCATCGTCCTCAATGACGTGCTGCTCAAAGAGTTCACCGAGGACGAGATCCTCGCGGCGGTTGCCCACGAGGCAGGTCACGTGAACGAGCCCCAGTGGCCCGGCCGGATCGCCGCGGCCTGCTGTCTGGTCGGGTTGCTCTTCGTCATCGACCGGCTGCTCCGGCTGGCGGCGGCCAGGCGCTGGTTTGGCACCACCCAATTCGCGGACATCCGCACCCTCCCCCTGCTGTCGGTGCTCTTCTTTCTCCTCATGACGACCGCCAAGCCCGTCTCGGGAGCGTTCTCCCGGGAGCGAGAGCGAGAGGCGGACCGCTACGCGCTGCGGCTCACGGGCGACACGGCCACGTTCCGGCAGATGCTGGTCAAGGCCGCCCGGGTGAACAAGATGGACCCCGAGCCCCCCCGGTGGGTCATCCTCAAGGGAATGAGCCACCCTCCCATCGGCGAGCGCGTCGCCGCCCTCCCCGGACCGTGA
- a CDS encoding tetratricopeptide repeat protein — protein sequence MGRIIKYAGDATMELQKETAEKLKAFARGEMTWAEVEGMTFAEAKAIAQVGCELAAVGRYEEARILFEGLVAGNPKDAASRAALGTVYQKLGRLEEALTEYSAALEQDPRHPVALAHRGELYLRQGKRQGFTDISLAVEADPQGKTAAGRRARALVKAITLVAVERLKGGTPQA from the coding sequence ATGGGACGCATCATTAAATACGCGGGAGACGCGACGATGGAGCTTCAGAAGGAGACCGCGGAGAAGCTGAAGGCCTTCGCACGCGGCGAGATGACCTGGGCCGAGGTGGAGGGGATGACCTTCGCGGAGGCGAAGGCCATCGCGCAGGTGGGGTGCGAGCTGGCCGCCGTGGGGCGCTACGAGGAGGCGCGCATTCTCTTCGAGGGGCTCGTCGCGGGGAACCCGAAGGATGCCGCCAGCCGGGCCGCGCTCGGCACCGTGTACCAGAAGCTGGGACGGCTGGAGGAGGCCCTCACCGAGTACAGCGCGGCCCTGGAACAGGATCCGCGCCACCCCGTGGCGTTGGCCCACCGGGGCGAGCTGTATCTGCGGCAGGGCAAGCGGCAGGGGTTCACCGACATCTCGCTCGCCGTGGAGGCGGACCCTCAGGGGAAGACGGCGGCCGGTCGGCGTGCTCGGGCGCTGGTGAAGGCCATCACGCTCGTGGCGGTGGAGCGTCTGAAGGGAGGGACGCCCCAGGCGTAG
- the ruvX gene encoding Holliday junction resolvase RuvX, producing the protein MRTLGLDLGTKTIGVAVSDGLGLTAQALTTVRRTNLKADLAALAGLAREHEASRIVLGLPLNMDGSEGPRAEASRKFADTLSQTLELPVEFWDERLSTVAAERTLLEADLTRAKRKQVIDQMAAQFILQGWLDAHRLATDTHADDYDPES; encoded by the coding sequence ATGCGCACCCTGGGCCTGGACTTGGGCACCAAAACCATCGGGGTCGCCGTCTCGGACGGGCTCGGGCTGACGGCCCAGGCCCTCACCACCGTGCGGCGCACCAACCTCAAGGCGGATCTCGCGGCACTGGCCGGACTGGCGCGCGAGCACGAGGCCTCCCGCATCGTGCTGGGCCTGCCCCTCAACATGGACGGCAGCGAGGGCCCCCGCGCCGAGGCCTCCCGGAAGTTCGCGGACACCCTGAGCCAGACGCTCGAGCTGCCCGTGGAGTTCTGGGACGAGCGCCTGTCCACCGTGGCCGCCGAGCGCACGCTCCTGGAGGCGGACCTCACCCGCGCCAAGCGCAAGCAGGTCATCGATCAGATGGCCGCCCAGTTCATCCTCCAGGGATGGCTCGACGCGCACCGCCTGGCCACGGACACCCACGCCGATGACTACGACCCGGAGTCTTGA